A stretch of the Lolium perenne isolate Kyuss_39 chromosome 3, Kyuss_2.0, whole genome shotgun sequence genome encodes the following:
- the LOC127346238 gene encoding uncharacterized protein C24B11.05, with amino-acid sequence MGHQGGGKYGEDQRPNCDCLLFDLDDTLYPVSSGIGVDVMRNIQEYMVQKLGINKSISLELCILLYKQYGTTMAGLRAVGYQFDYDDFHSFVHGRLAYEKLKPDPVLRNMLLSLPIRKVVFTNGDRLHASRALKRLGIEDCFEGVLCFETLNPTSPATVPANEVKIFDFMKHLADPQPGVELPKSSIMCKPSIDAMLHALKLADINPLTTIFFDDSIRNIQAGKQIGMHTVLIGTSKRIEGADHALESIHNVKEALPELWEEAVKDEDVRNSSKVGIETSVIA; translated from the exons ATGGGCCACCAGGGCGGCGGCAAGTACGGCGAGGACCAGCGGCCCAACTGCGACTGCCTCCTCTTCG ACCTTGATGATACCCTGTACCCGGTGAGCTCTGGCATCGGGGTCGACGTCATGAGGAACATCCAAG AATATATGGTCCAGAAGCTCGGCATCAACAAGAGCATCAGCCTGGAACTCTGCATCCTCCTCTACAAGCAGTACGGGACGACCATGGCTGGCTTGAGG GCTGTTGGCTACCAATtcgattacgatgatttccacag CTTTGTTCATGGAAGGCTGGCGTATGAAAAACTGAAGCCTGACCCGGTACTCAGGAACATGCTCCTAAGCTTACCCATCCGCAAAGTT GTGTTCACAAACGGTGATAGGCTCCATGCCTCGAGGGCCCTAAAGAGGCTCGGAATCGAAGACTGCTTCGAAGGCGTCTTGTGCTTTGAGACACTGAACCCAACATCACCTGCTACCGTCCCAGCCAATGAAGTCAAAATCTTCGACTTCATGAAGCATCTGGCTGATCCCCAGCCCGGGGTTGAGCTCCCAAAGTCGTCGATCATGTGCAAACCGTCTATAGACGCAATGTTGCATGCCCTCAAGCTGGCTGACATCAATCCCCTGACAACT ATATTTTTCGATGACAGCATCAGGAACATCCAGGCTGGGAAGCAAATTGGAATGCACACTGTCCTG ATTGGAACTTCTAAAAGAATTGAAGGCGCAGACCATGCCCTGGAGAGCATCCACAACGTGAAGGAAGCGTTGCCTGAACTGTGGGAGGAAGCTGTGAAGGACGAGGATGTCAGGAACTCAAGCAAAGTCGGAATTGAGACATCTGTGATTGCGTGA